A window from Methanobrevibacter sp. TMH8 encodes these proteins:
- a CDS encoding NTP transferase domain-containing protein has product MLVSCVITAAGRNSRMEKSQIQKGINIKNKLLLPFPTEGSEKTVIETTINNVLSAKVDECIVVLGHFADEIKEVVSNISDSRIKIVENKDINVGLSTSLLNGLNNCTNDFVLCVASDQPTVSTKTYNNIIDVINKANNSNSKTIGPKKTISILRRRNTGILDTAEGLGMPFVANHQQISNYIHGEDDNLNPILRNMFADGFCFYGVKEENDLELININNYDDYNFVLNSLNNK; this is encoded by the coding sequence ATGTTAGTTTCATGTGTTATAACAGCTGCTGGTCGAAATTCTCGTATGGAAAAGAGTCAAATTCAGAAAGGAATAAATATCAAAAATAAACTATTACTTCCTTTTCCAACTGAGGGTAGTGAAAAAACTGTTATTGAAACAACTATTAATAATGTATTATCTGCAAAAGTTGATGAATGTATTGTAGTACTTGGTCATTTTGCTGATGAGATTAAAGAAGTTGTTAGTAATATTTCTGATAGTAGAATCAAAATTGTTGAAAATAAAGATATTAATGTAGGTCTTTCTACTTCTCTTCTTAATGGTTTGAATAATTGTACAAATGATTTTGTTCTATGTGTAGCTAGTGATCAACCTACTGTAAGTACTAAAACTTATAATAATATCATTGACGTTATAAATAAAGCTAATAATTCTAATTCAAAAACCATTGGCCCTAAAAAAACTATTTCTATTCTTAGAAGAAGAAATACAGGTATATTAGATACAGCTGAAGGCCTTGGTATGCCTTTTGTAGCTAATCATCAACAAATTTCAAACTACATTCATGGGGAAGATGATAATTTAAATCCAATCCTTAGAAATATGTTTGCAGATGGCTTTTGTTTCTATGGTGTAAAAGAAGAAAATGATTTAGAATTAATAAATATTAATAATTATGATGATTATAATTTTGTTTTAAATAGTTTAAATAATAAATAG